The sequence ACGGCCGCGTGCACCATGGCCTGCTCGTTGCGCCCCTGGAGGTACGGCATGCGGGAACCGGTCTCCAGCAGGGCCTGGCCGATTCCGGCGACGTTGCCGTGGCCGAAGATGCCCCAGGTGGCGTCGATCAGCCGCTGCCGCCGGCCGTCGCGCTCGGTGTACTGGCGGGCCAGGAACGCGACCAGGGCCTGAGCCGTGGTCAGCCTGCGGGTGCTGCGGTCGCTCCGTGACGTCACTGGGCATCCTCCGGGCCGTAGAGCGGGAGTCGGGGGTCCACGGGCTGGTCCGGCCAGGTGTCCCGGATCCAGCCGTGGTCGGGGTGGTCGCGGATCAGCCATTCGCGCTGCCCCGGACCCGCCATCACGTTCAGGTAGTACAGGGTGCGGCCGGGGGGCGCGATGGACGGGCCGTGCCAGCCGTCGGGGATGAGGACCGCGTCGCCGCTGCGGACCTCGGCCAGGACGTCCGTACCGCCCTCGCGGGACGGGGACACCCGGTGGTAGCCGAGCCCGTCCCTCTCCACCTCGAAGTAGTAGATCTCCTCCAGCACCGACTCCTCGCCCGGCCGGTGCTCGTCGTGCTTGTGGGGCGGGTACGAGGACCAGTTGCCACCGGGTGTGAGGACCTCGACGGCGATGAGCCGGTCGCAGTCGTACGTGTCGGCCGCGGCGAAGTTGTTGACCTGGCGCGAGCAGTTACCGGTGCCGCGCAGTTCGACGGGTACCTCCGGCGCGGGGCCGTAGCGAGCGGGGAGTCGTCGCTCGCACTTCGCTCCTGCCAGGGCGAAGCGGCCTCCCGCGCCGGAGGCGATCTGTGCGTGGGCGTCACGCGGTAGATACGCGAAATCGGTCACACCGCTGAACACGCTTTCCCGGCCCAGCAGTTCAAAGATCTCACCTGCCGTCTGCACCGTACAGCCACCGGTCAACGGCAGAACGATCCATTCGCTCTCCCCGGTGACAAGCGTGTGAACACCTCCGGGCTCCAGTTCCAGTACCCGCAGGCTCGACCAGCCCCAGCCGGCGCGCTCAGGGTCGATGTCGAGGGTGTAGGGGCCGCTCGCCGCGCTGCCGGCCCGCACATGAAGGTCGTGCACCTGGCCGTCGTGCGCTTGGGGGTCGTGCACCTGGGGGTCGTGGTGCCGGTCGCGGTCGCGGTGCGTCGTCGTCATGCCCGGTTCCTACCCTTCGGCACCCGTCTACAGCAGCGATACGGCCGTGTCGACGGCCGCGGCCACGTCACCGTCGGCCGGGTAGAGCAGTGAACGCCCCACGACCAGCCCCTGCACGGTCGGCAGCCGCAGCGCCGTGCGCCATTTCCCGTACGCCCCGTCGAGGTCGTCGCCCACCTCGCCGCCGAGCAGGACGGCGGGCAGGGTCGAGGTCTCCATCACCCGGGCCATGTCGTCGGGGTTCTCGGTGACCGGGACCTTGAGCCAGGTGTACGCGGAGGTGCCCGCGAGCCCGGAGGCGATGGCGATGGAGGTGGTGACGGCGGCGGCGGCGAGGTCGGTGCGCAGCCTGCCGTCGACGCGGTGGCAGAGGAACGGTTCGACGAAGACGGGCAGCCGGTGCGCGGCCATGGCGTCGATGGTGCGGGCGGCGGTGTGGAGGGTGTCGAGGGAGCCGGGGTCTTCGTGGTCGATGCGCAGCAGCAGTTTGCCCGCGTCGAATCCCTGTCGTGCCAGGTCGACGGGGCGGTGGCCGGTGAAGCGGTCGTCCAGTTCGAAGGCGGCGCCCGCCAGCCCGCCTCGGTTCATGGAACCGATGACGACCTTGTCCTCCAGGGCGCCGAGCAGCAGCAGGTCGTCCAGGACGTCCGCGGAGGCGAGGACCCCGTCGACGCCCGGCCGGGAGAGCGCGAGGCAGAGCCGTTCGAGGAGCTCGAAGCGGTTGGCCATGGCGAGTTCGCGGTTGCCGACGGCGAGGGCGCCGCGCGCCGGATGGTCCGCGGCGATGATCATCAGCCGTCCGCCGGTACGGATGAGGGGGCGGCGCACCCGCCGGGCGGCGGCCTCGGCCACCGCCTCGGGGTGGTGCGCCCGCAACCGCACGAGGTCGAAGACGGAGGCGGCGGACGCCGTGGGGCCGGCGGGAGTGGCGGGGTCGGGAGTGGCGGGGTCGGGGGGCGGCGTCATGGGGTGGCTCCGGTGGGGGATGTGCCTGTGGGGGGTGCCCCGGTGGGAGGTACGCCGGTGGGAGGTACGCCGGTGGGGAGCGGCTCGGTCGGAGGGGCGCCGGGCGCTCCGACCGCTCCGTCGGCCAGGGCCTGTTCCACCTCGTGCGGGTACGGCATCGCCGACGAGCAGGCCAGGCGGGAGGCGACGATGGCCCCGGCGGCATTGGCGTACCGCATGATGCGTCCGATCTCCCATCCGGCGAGCAGCCCGTGGCACAGCGCCCCGCCGAACGCGTCCCCGGCCCCGAGTCCGTTGACGACCCGCACGGGGAGGGGCGGGACATCGGCGGTGGTCCCGTCGCGGTGCACGGCGAGGACACCCTTCGGGCCCTGCTTGACGACGGCGAGTTCCACCCCGGCCGCGAGCAGGGCGCGGGCCGCCGCGTACGGCTCGCGCTCACCCGTCGCGATGGCGCACTCGTCGAGGTTGCCGACGGCCACGGTGGCGTGGGCGAGCGCCTCGCGGTAGCGGGCGGGCGCGACGGAACTGTGGTCGCCGCCGTCCCAGAACATGGGGCGCCAGTCGAGGTCGAAGACGGTGGCCGTACGGGAACGGGAGGCGGGTGCGGGCCCGCCGCCGTCGGCACCCGGGCCGTCAGCACCCGCGCTGCGGGCCCGTAGCGCGGCGAGGGTCGAGGCGCGGCTCGGCTCGGCGCTGAGCCCGGTGCCGGTCATCCAGAAGATCCGGGCGTCGCGCACCGCGTCCAGGTCGAGTTCCGGTTCCCGGATCTCCAGATCGGGCGCCTTGGGCTGCCGGTAGAAGTAGAGCGGGAAGTGGTCCGGCGGGAAGATCTCGCAGAACGTGACCGGGGTCGGGTACTCCTCGACGGCGCTCACCCATCGGTCGTCGACGCCGAACTCCCGCAGCTGATGGTGGAGATACTCGCCGAAGGCGTCCTGTCCGGTACGGGTGATCACGGCCGTCCGGCGGCCCAGGCGCGCGCCCGCCACGGCGACGTTGGTCGGGGAGCCGCCGAGGAACTTCCCGAAGGTGTCGACCCGCGCGAGTGATACGCCGGTCTGCAACGGGTAGATGTCCACCCCGATCCGCCCCATGGTGATCACGTCGTACGGCTCAGGCATACCTGTCCCTTCGGCCCGCTGCACCCGCTCCGACCGCACCCGCCCTGTCCCGCCGCCGTCCGGCCGCGACCGGACGGCTGGTCCCAGGTCTAGCCCTCCCCCGGAGCCCTGTCAACATTTTGTCCGGACATTCGGACGAACTCTTGACACCCTTGCGCGAGGGCCGGAGGGTGGGCGATATGACCGCCTCCGCACCGTCCCCGGCCCGCATCCGTATCGGCTCGGCACCCGATTCCTGGGGGGTGTGGTTCCCCGAGGACCCACGGCAAGTGCCCTGGCACCGCTTCCTCGACGAGGTCTCCGAGGCCGGTTACGAGTGGATCGAGCTCGGACCGTACGGCTATCTGCCCACCGATCCGGCCCGGTTGGCGGACGAGACCCGCAGCCGCGGGCTCTCGGTTTCGGCGGGCACCGTCTTCACCGGATTGCACCACGGGCCGGACGTCTGGGACCGGACCTGGGCGCATGTCGCGGACATCGCGGCGCTCACCCGGGCCATGGGCGCGGAGCACCTGGTGGTCATCCCGTCCTTCTGGCGCGACGACCGGACCGGCGAGGTGCTGGAGGACCGCACCCTCACCGCGGCCCAGTGGCGCGATCTCACCACCCAGACCGAACGGCTCGGCCGCGAGGTGCGGGAACGCTACGGGCTGCGGATCGTCGTGCACCCGCACGCGGACACCCATATCGACGGCGAGGAGAACGTGAACCGCTTCCTCGACGCCACCGACCCCGATCTGGTCTCGCTCTGCCTGGACACGGGGCATTACGCGTACTGCGGCGGGGACAGCGTCAAGCTCATCGAGACGTACGGGGAGCGCATCGGCTACCTCCACCTCAAGCAGGTCGACCCCGCGATCCTGGCCGCGGTCGTGGCGGACGAGGTGCCGTTCGGCCCGGCCGTGGCACGCGGCGTGATGTGCGAGCCGCCGGGCGGGGTGCCCGCGCTGGGGCCGGTCCTGGAGGCCGCCCGCGCGCTGGACGCCGAGCTGTTCGCGATCGTGGAGCAGGACATGTATCCGTGCCCGCCGGACAAGCCGTTCCCGATCGCGCGCCGCACCCGCGACTACCTCCGCACCTGCGGCACGCCCTCGCGGCCGCTCTGACACCCCGTCGCGGATAGCGCCCCACGGTTCCGGGGCCGTGGGGCCGCTTCCGGTGCGGCTCAGACCCCCGTGCGGCCGTCGATGCGCTCGCGGACGAGGTCGGCGTGGCCGCAGTGGCGGGCGTACTCCCCGATCATGTGGGTGTAGATCCAGCGCAGCGTGACCCGCCCGCCCATGAAGGGGCTGGTGTCGTCGAGGGCACGGGCGGCACAGTTCTCCCGGGCGCGGCCGATCTCGGCCTGCCAGGCGGACAACGCCCGCTCATGGGTGGCCCCTTCGTCGAGGACGAAGCCGCCGTCGGCACCCTGCCCGTCGGCCTTGGCCTCGGCCTCGGCCGCCGAGGTGAAGAGCGGCGGCGCGTCCTCCTCGGCCAGGACCCGGCGGAACCAGTTCCGTTCGACCTCCGCCATGTGCTGGACGAGGCCGAGCAAGGTGATCGGAGAGGGCGCCGCGGACGCCTCCCGCAGCCGCTCCTCGTCCAGACCGTCGCATTTCCGGGCGAGCGTGGTGCGGTAGAAGTCGAGCCAGCTCTCCAGGGAGATCCGCTCGTCGGCGTCCATGGGGGGCATGGTGCGTTCGGATGTGCTCATGGTCATCAGCCTGGCACGGGGGTCCGACAACGCGCTCCGACCAGGGGAAGCCGCGAGGTTAGCGTCATTTCGCCACAGGAATCCCTATTCGTCATACATATCTCCGTTACATGGGCGTTTCGTCACAAGTGCTCAACAGACCCATCCCACCTGCCGCTCAACGGCGTTCAACGAGCCACAGGCTTTGGGAGAGAGCGCGGGGGCGCACCGGGAAACGCGGAGCAGTACAGAGAGGTGTCACTGATGACGGACAGAACACTGTGGTCCTACAAGGACATTGCCGGGCACATCCAGGTCCGGCCGGACACCGTTCGCTCGTATCGCAAGCACGGCCTCCTTCCCCCGCCCGACCATGTGCGGAACGGCAAGCCCTACTGGTACGGGGACACCGTCCACGCCTGGATCGCCGCCCGCCCCCGCAACCGGAGCCGCTGACGCCGGCCCCCCTCAGCCCGCCGCCGGTTCGATGATCGTCACGCCCGCCCCACGTGCCGTACCCATCGCGGCGAGGGCCGCCGGAGCCGCGTCGAGGGGAAGGGTCGCGGTGACCAGCAGATCGGGGCGCAGGGTGCCCGACCGGACCATGTCCATCATCGGCGGGTAGTCGTGCGCGGCCATCCCGTGGCTGCCGAGGATGTCCAGTTCGAGGCCGATCACCCGCGCCATCGGGACGACCGGGTCGCCGGCCGCCGTGGGCAGCAGGCCCACCTGCACATGGCGGCCCCGGCGGCGCAGGCTCCGCACCGAAGCGGCGCAGGTGACCGGGGAGCCCAGCGCGTCGAGCGACAGATGCGCGCCGCCGCCCGTCAGCTCGCGCACCGCTCCGTCCGCGCCGTCCGGGTACGCGGAGGCGTCCACGCACCGCGCCGCCCCGAACTTCCGGGCCAGTTCGAGGGCGTCCGGCGACACGTCGACGGCGACCACCCGCGCCCCGCACGCCACCGCGATCATCACGGCCGACAGCCCGACGCCGCCGCACCCGTGCACCGCGACCCACTCCCCCGGCGCCACCCTCCCCCGGCCGACGACGGCCCGGAACGCCGTGGCGAAGCGACAGCCGAGCCCCGCCGCCGTGGCGAAGGACAGGCCCTCCGGCACGGCGACCAGATTCACGTCCGCCTGCTCCAGCGCGACGTACTCGGCGAACGAGCCCCAGTGCGTGAAGCCCGGCTGGGTCTGGCGTTCACAGACCTGCTGGGCCCCCGCCGCACAGGCGGCGCACCGGCCGCAGGCGCAGACGAAGGGCACGGTCACCCGGTCGCCGGGGCGCCAGTTGACCACGGAGGCACCGACAGCCTCGACCACTCCGGCGAGCTCGTGTCCGGGTACGTGCGGGAGGGTGATGTCGGGGTCGTGGCCCATCCAGCCGTGCCAGTCGCTGCGGCACAGCCCCGTGGCCTCGACCCGCACCACCACTCCCTGCGCGGAGGGGACGGGATCCGGCAGCTCCCGTATCCGAGCCTCCTGCCCGAACTCCTCGAACACCACTGCCCGCATCGGCCCCGCCCTTCGTCCCGCCGACCGGCCGGCCGGGCTCATTCATCCTGGCCCACGGCCGTACGAATCGGAGGAGTGCGTCCATGAGTTCCGGTTCTGCCGCCCTCGCCCTCCGGGCCCACGAGCGCCATGGCCACGCCTCGGCGCCGGAATCATCCCGGGCCGCTTCCCGACCGGCGGAATCCTGGGCGTGCTCGCCCCGTTCGGGCACGGCCTGTGGACCGCCATCGCCGGTGGCGCCCGCGCCCCGCTGCCGTTGCGTAAGCCGAACGGTCATTTCCACTTCGCCGCGCCCGCCATCGGCACCTACCCGGACCTCGCCGTGCTGCACTCCCCCTGGGACTCGGCACACCTCAACCCGATCCGGCTGCACTCACCGGCACGGAGTTCACGCCGGGGACGCGAGGCTCGCATTTATACCCCCTAGGGGTATAGTGTGTGGGCATACGAGGACACCGGGTCTCCCGGTGGCCCCTCGTGTCACGTCCTTTGTGTTTACCGAAGAGGAGAACGTCATGTCCGCCGAGACCGAGACCCCCCAGGCCACCGGCTCCTGCTGCACGCCCGCCGGGACCTGCAACGACGGAGCGTCCGACGTTCAGGCCGGTGCGGTCACCGCCGTGTACCAGGTGAAGGGCATGACCTGCGGCCACTGCGAGGGCGCCATCTCCGAGGAGGTCTCCGGCATCGAGGGCGTCACCTCGGTCAAGGCCGTCGCTTCCACCGGCCTGGTCACCGTCACCTCTCAGGCCCCGCTGGCCGAGGACGCCGTCCGCGCCGCCGTGGACGAGGCGGGCTACGAACTGGTCGGCACCGCCGCCTGAGACCGGCGCCGCAGGGCACCTGCCGGGGCGCCCACCACCGCATTGCCGTCGGGCCGGGCCCACCAGCACATACTGGTGGGGTACGGCCCGACCTGCGTTACCCAGGAGTGCGGACATGGCCAGCACCACAGCCCCCGAGGCTCCGACCCCGGACGCCTCCGAGGCCGAGCTCATGATCGGCGGAATGACCTGCGCGTCCTGCGCGGCCCGCGTCGAGAAGAAGCTCAACCGGATGGACGGCGTCACCGCCACGGTCAACTACGCGACCGAGAAGGCGCGCGTCACCTTCGGCGAGGGGACGGAGGTGGCGGACCTCGTCGCCACGGTCGAGAAGACCGGCTACACCGCCCTCCCGACCCGGACGACGGCCCCCGCCCCGTCACCATCGGCCGCACCCCGCACCGAAGAGGCCGAGGAGTCCGGAGAGACGGGTGGGGCCGGCGATGAGGCCACAGAGCCCGACGGCCCCGCGGACGCCCCGGACACCACCGATGCGGCGGACGCCGCCCTCGCCCCGCTCCGCCGGCGTCTTGTCGTCTCCGCCGTCCTCGCCCTCCCCGTCGTCCTGCTCGCCATGATCCCCGGCCTCCAGTTCGACAACTGGCAGTGGCTCTCCCTCACCCTCGCCGCCCCCGTCGTCATCTGGGGCGGACTCCCCTTCCACCGCGCCACCTGGACCAATCTGCGGCACGGTGCGGCCACCATGGACACCCTGGTCTCCGTCGGCACGCTCGCCGCCTTCGGCTGGTCGGTGTGGGCCCTGTTCTTCGGGCAGGCCGGCATGCCCGGCATGCGGCACGGCTTCGACCTCACCGTCTCGCGCGCCGACGCGTCCTCGACGATCTACCTGGAGGTCGCGGCCGGGGTCGTCACCTTCATCCTGCTGGGCCGCTATCTGGAGGCGCGCTCCAAGCGGAAGGCCGGTTCGGCGCTGCGGGCGCTGATGCACCTGGGCGCCAAGGATGTCGCGGTGCTCAGGGACGGCGGGGAGGTACGTGTACCGGTCGGCCGGCTCGTCGTCGGGGACCGTTTCGTCGTCCGCCCCGGCGAGAAGATCGCCACCGACGGCACCGTGGTCGAGGGCGCCTCCGCCGTCGACGCCGCCATGCTCACCGGCGAGTCCGTCCCCGTCGACGTGGCCGTCGGCGACTCCGTCACCGGGGCCACCGTGAACACCTCGGGCCGGCTCGTCGTGGAGGCGACCCGGATCGGCACCGACACCCAGCTCGCCCGGATGGCGAAGCTGGTCGAGGACGCCCAGAACGGCAAGGCCGAGGTGCAGCGCCTCGCCGACCGGATCTCCGCCGTCTTCGTCCCCGTGGTGCTGGTGATCGCCCTGGGCACACTGATCGCCTGGCTGCTGATCACCGACGACGTGACGGCCGCGTTCACCGCCGCCGTCGCCGTCCTGATCATCGCCTGCCCCTGCGCCCTCGGACTCGCCACCCCGACCGCCCTCATGGTCGGCACCGGACGCGGCGCCCAGCTCGGCATCCTCATCAAGGGACCCGAAGTCCTCGAAACCACCCGACGCATCGACACCATCGTCCTCGACAAGACCGGCACCGTCACCACCGGCAAGATGACACTCCTCGCCGTCCACACCGCCGAAGGCACCACCGAAACCGACATCCTGCGCCTCGCCGGAGCCCTGGAACACTCCTCCGAACACCCCATCGCCCAGGCCGTCGCCGCCGGAGCCACCGCCCAGATCGGCGAACTCCCCACCCCCGAGGACTTCACCAACGTCCCCGGTCTCGGAGTCCGCGGCACCGTCCAGGGCCGCTCCGTCCTCGTCGGCCGCCCGAAGCTGCTCGCCGAGGCCGGGATCGCCCTCCCACCGGACCTTTCCACCGCGTTGACGGACGCCGCGGAGCAGGGGCGTACCGCCATCGCCGTCGCCTGGGACGGCGGGGCGCGGGGCGTGCTCACGATCGCCGACGCGGTCAAGGCCGGCAGCGCCGACGCCGTCGCCGAGCTGCGCGGACTGGGCCTCAGGCCCGTCCTGCTGACCGGCGACAACCGGGCCGTGGCCGACGCGGTGGCGCGTGAGGTCGGGATCGACGAGGTCTACGCGGAGGTACTGCCCGAGGGCAAGGTGGACGTCGTCCGGCGGCTCCAGGCCGGGGGCCGTTCGGTCGCGATGGTCGGCGACGGAGTCAACGACGCCGCGGCGCTGGCCACCGCGGACCTGGGGCTGGCGATGGGAACGGGCACCGACGCGGCGATCGAGGCGAGCGATCTCACGCTGGTTCGTGGAGATCTCAAGGTGACGGCTGACGCAATCCGGCTGTCCAGGCGTACGCTGACCACCATCAGGGGCAACCTCTTCTGGGCCTTCGGGTACAACGTCGCTGCGTTGCCTCTGGCTGCGTTTGGCCTGCTCAACCCTATGATCGCGGGAGCCGCCATGGCGTTTTCGTCCGTGTTCGTCGTCACCAACAGCCTGAGGTTGCGCTCCTTCACGTAACTTCCACAAAGAGATCTAGATCACACCGATTCAGGGGTAACCATCCGGTGGGTTCGCGAGTCTAAGAGTGCGATGCCAAGGATGTCTTGGGGGACGTCCGATGGAGTGTCTTGGGGGACGCTCCTGGCAAGCGTTGGCCGGGGCGCGTGCACCGGGGAGCTTTGAGCGGCCCTCCCGTGCGTACGTTCCCCGGCAGACCGCAGCACAACAACGGGAGCTTCGGCTCCCTGCAGACGCCCGGCCGGATCCCGTGGGGGGAATCCGCTCCGGGATATGGGAAGCGCCCCGTTTCGTCGACCCGTGGGGGGATCGGCGGCGGGGCGTTTCTCGCACCATCTGCCGGACGGACCGCTCCCCCCCGACCGCTTCTCCCTCCGGACCGCTCCCACTCCGGACCGGGCCCCGGAACGCGGACATCCGCCCCCGGAACGCCGAATCGCCCCGGACACCGCGCTCTGTGCGAAAGCGCGGTACGCGGGGCGAAGGCAGTCGGCCGAAGAGGCCGGGTACTACGGAGTCACGTGGCGAACGTCCGCCACGAGAGGGAGAACGGGACCTGCACACAGCGGGCCCTGCGAAACGGGCCCGACGAAAAGCGTGAACCGCGAACGCGGCTCGGTGGGGCCGGGGTTCGGCTTCAGCGGCCCTCGACCGGGACGAAGTCGCGCAGGACCTCGCCGGTGTAGATCTGGCGCGGGCGGCCGATGCGGGATCCCGGCTCCTTGATCATCTCGTGCCACTGGGCGATCCAGCCCGGAAGCCGGCCGAGCGCGAAGAGCACGGTGAACATCTCGCTCGGGAAGCCCATGGCCCGGTAGATCAGACCCGTGTAGAAGTCCACGTTGGGGTAGAGGTTGCGCGAGACGAAGTACTCGTCGGAGAGCGCGTGCTCCTCCAGCTTGAGCGCGATGTCGAGCAGCTCGTCGGACTTGCCGAGCGAGGACAGCACATCGTGCGCCGCGGCCTTGATGATCTTGGCGCGCGGGTCGAAGGACTTGTACACCCGGTGGCCGAAGCCCATCAGGCGGACGCCGTCCTCCTTGTTCTTCACCTTGTTGATGAAGGAGTCGACATCGCCACCGTTGGCCTGGATGCCTTCCAGCATCTCCAGCACCGACTGGTTGGCGCCACCGTGCAGGGGGCCCCACAGCGCCGAGATACCGGCGGAGATCGAGGCGAACATGTTCGCCTGCGAGGAGCCGACCAGACGCACGGTGGAGGTCGAACAGTTCTGCTCGTGGTCCGCGTGCAGGATGAGCAGCTTGTCCAGGGCCGAGACGACGACCGGGTCCAGCTCGTACTCCTGGGCGGGGACCGAGAAGGTCATGCGCAGGAAGTTCTCGACGTACCCGAGGTCGTTGCGCGGGTAGACGAAGGGGTGACCGATCGACTTCTTGTAGGCGTACGCCGCAATCGTCGGGAGCTTGGCCAGCAGCCGGATCGTCGAGAGGTGGCGCTGCTCCTCGTCGAACGGGTTGTGGCTGTCCTGGTAGAACGTGGACAGCGCGCTGACGACCGAGGACAGCATGGCCATCGGGTGGGCGTCGCGCGGGAAGCCGTCGAAGAACCGCTTGACGTCCTCGTGCAGCAGCGTGTGCTGGGTGATCTCGTTCTTGAAGGTCGACAGCTCGTCGACCTTGGGAAGCTCACCGTTGATCAGCGTGTACGCGACCTCAAGGAACGTCGAGCGCTCGGCGAGCTGCTCGATCGGGTATCCGCGGTAGCGCAGAATGCCCTGCTCGCCGTCGAGGTACGTGATGGCGGATTTATAGGCGGCGGTATTGCCGTATCCGCTGTCCAGCGTCACCAGGCCGGTATTGGCCCGGAGCTTCCCGATGTCGAAGCCCTTGTCGCCGACGGTGCTGTCGATCACCGGGTAGGTGTACTCGTCATCGCCGTACCGCAGTACTACAGCGTTGTTGGTGTGCTCGCTCACGTCATCCCTCACCGACGTAGTGCCTCTTCTTCGAGGTGCCCTGACTGTCTCCACCCTCCCCCATTTGGCTCAGGAGAGTGCACTCGGGGTCGTCCATTGGACCTACTGGCGGCACTGAGTGCCGCCAACTTACTCATCCTGCCCCCTTGAATCCGGTTCCGGAAGACCTCCGTGATGTTTCCCACCGATTTGATCGATCATTTTTGTACGGGGCTCACGCGAAGTCTTCGCCGTCGGCGCCCCTGAGCCGGAAATCCAGTGCCGTACAGCGTCTGCCTGCGGAAACCGTGCGTACCGCCTGGCCGATCGCCTTGCGCGACCCGACCAGCACGACGAGCTTCTTGGCCCGCGTCACCGCCGTGTACAGCAGGTTCCGCTGGAGCATCATCCAGGCGCTGGTGGTGACCGGAACGACGACGGCCGGATATTCGCTGCCCTGGGAGCGGTGGATCGTCATGGCGTACGCGTGGGACAGCTCGTCCAGCTCGTCGAAGTCGTAGCCGATCTCCTCGTCCTCGTCGGTGCGGACGGTCAGCTTCTGCTCGTCCACGTCGAGGGCGGTGACGACGCCGACCGTGCCGTTGAAGACGCCGTTCTCGCCCTTGTCGTAGTTGTTGCGGATCTGCGTGACCTTGTCGCCGACGCGGAAGACCCGGCCGCCGAAACGCTTCTCGGGCAGGTCGGGGCGGCCGGGGGTGATGGCCTGCTGGAGCAGGCCGTTGAGATGGCCGGCACCGGCCGGGCCCCGGTGCATCGGAGCGAGAACCTGCACGTCACGGCGGGGGTTGAGGCCGAACTTCGCCGGGATGCGGCGTGCCGCGACATCCACGGCGAGCACCCCCGCGTCCTCGGTCTCGTCCTCGACGAAGAGGAAGAAGTCGCTCATGCCCTCGGTCAGGGGCGGCTGTCCCGCGTTGATCCGGTGGGCGTTGGTGACGACGCCGGACTGCTGGGCCTGGCGGAAGATCCGGGTCAGCCGGACGGCCGGGACGGGCCCGCCGTCCGCGAGCAGATCGCGCAGCACCTCGCCCGCGCCGACCGAGGGAAGCTGGTCGACATCGCCCACGAGCAGGAGGTGGGCACCGGGTGCCACCGCCTTCACCAGCTTGTTGGCGAGGAGCAGGTCGAGCATCGACGCCTCGTCCACGACGACGAGGTCGGCGTCCAGCGGACGGTCCCGGTCGTAGGCCGCGTCCCCGCCCGGCTTCAGTTCCAGCAGCCGGTGCACGGTGGACGCCTCGGCTCCGGTCAGCTCGGACAGCCGCTTGGCGGCCCGCCCGGTCGGTGCGGCCAGCACCACCTTGGCGCGCTTGGCGCGGGCCAGTTCGACGATGGAGCGGACCGTGAACGACTTTCCGCAGCCGGGCCCGCC is a genomic window of Streptomyces sp. NBC_01237 containing:
- a CDS encoding citrate synthase, with amino-acid sequence MSEHTNNAVVLRYGDDEYTYPVIDSTVGDKGFDIGKLRANTGLVTLDSGYGNTAAYKSAITYLDGEQGILRYRGYPIEQLAERSTFLEVAYTLINGELPKVDELSTFKNEITQHTLLHEDVKRFFDGFPRDAHPMAMLSSVVSALSTFYQDSHNPFDEEQRHLSTIRLLAKLPTIAAYAYKKSIGHPFVYPRNDLGYVENFLRMTFSVPAQEYELDPVVVSALDKLLILHADHEQNCSTSTVRLVGSSQANMFASISAGISALWGPLHGGANQSVLEMLEGIQANGGDVDSFINKVKNKEDGVRLMGFGHRVYKSFDPRAKIIKAAAHDVLSSLGKSDELLDIALKLEEHALSDEYFVSRNLYPNVDFYTGLIYRAMGFPSEMFTVLFALGRLPGWIAQWHEMIKEPGSRIGRPRQIYTGEVLRDFVPVEGR
- the recD2 gene encoding SF1B family DNA helicase RecD2, yielding MSNMAVLEGVLERITYANEENGYTVARVDTGRGANDLLTVVGALLGAQVGESLRMEGRWGSHSQYGKQFTVENYTTVLPATIQGIRRYLGSGLIKGIGPVMADRITTHFGVDTLDIIEQEPKRLVEVPGLGPKRTKMIAAAWEEQKAIKEVMVFLQGVGVSTSIAVRIYKKYEDASISVVKNQPYRLAADVWGIGFLTADRIAQAVGIPHDSPERVKAGLQYALSQSSDQGHCFLPEERLIADGVKLLQVDTGLVIECLAELAGDPEGVVREKVPSPEGGEPVTAVYLVPFHRAEISLAAQVRRLLHTPEDRMPAFRDVAWDKALAWLATRTGATLAPEQEAAVRLALTRKVAVLTGGPGCGKSFTVRSIVELARAKRAKVVLAAPTGRAAKRLSELTGAEASTVHRLLELKPGGDAAYDRDRPLDADLVVVDEASMLDLLLANKLVKAVAPGAHLLLVGDVDQLPSVGAGEVLRDLLADGGPVPAVRLTRIFRQAQQSGVVTNAHRINAGQPPLTEGMSDFFLFVEDETEDAGVLAVDVAARRIPAKFGLNPRRDVQVLAPMHRGPAGAGHLNGLLQQAITPGRPDLPEKRFGGRVFRVGDKVTQIRNNYDKGENGVFNGTVGVVTALDVDEQKLTVRTDEDEEIGYDFDELDELSHAYAMTIHRSQGSEYPAVVVPVTTSAWMMLQRNLLYTAVTRAKKLVVLVGSRKAIGQAVRTVSAGRRCTALDFRLRGADGEDFA
- a CDS encoding heavy metal translocating P-type ATPase; amino-acid sequence: MASTTAPEAPTPDASEAELMIGGMTCASCAARVEKKLNRMDGVTATVNYATEKARVTFGEGTEVADLVATVEKTGYTALPTRTTAPAPSPSAAPRTEEAEESGETGGAGDEATEPDGPADAPDTTDAADAALAPLRRRLVVSAVLALPVVLLAMIPGLQFDNWQWLSLTLAAPVVIWGGLPFHRATWTNLRHGAATMDTLVSVGTLAAFGWSVWALFFGQAGMPGMRHGFDLTVSRADASSTIYLEVAAGVVTFILLGRYLEARSKRKAGSALRALMHLGAKDVAVLRDGGEVRVPVGRLVVGDRFVVRPGEKIATDGTVVEGASAVDAAMLTGESVPVDVAVGDSVTGATVNTSGRLVVEATRIGTDTQLARMAKLVEDAQNGKAEVQRLADRISAVFVPVVLVIALGTLIAWLLITDDVTAAFTAAVAVLIIACPCALGLATPTALMVGTGRGAQLGILIKGPEVLETTRRIDTIVLDKTGTVTTGKMTLLAVHTAEGTTETDILRLAGALEHSSEHPIAQAVAAGATAQIGELPTPEDFTNVPGLGVRGTVQGRSVLVGRPKLLAEAGIALPPDLSTALTDAAEQGRTAIAVAWDGGARGVLTIADAVKAGSADAVAELRGLGLRPVLLTGDNRAVADAVAREVGIDEVYAEVLPEGKVDVVRRLQAGGRSVAMVGDGVNDAAALATADLGLAMGTGTDAAIEASDLTLVRGDLKVTADAIRLSRRTLTTIRGNLFWAFGYNVAALPLAAFGLLNPMIAGAAMAFSSVFVVTNSLRLRSFT